One Salvia splendens isolate huo1 chromosome 22, SspV2, whole genome shotgun sequence DNA segment encodes these proteins:
- the LOC121785926 gene encoding protein kinase PINOID-like, translating to MLVESRRNSDELMSSDTTTLSHCTSFSRLSFELPACSPDQATAMKPHRSSDSSFQAIRLKSNLTFRDFSLVRQIGSGDIGRVYLCRLRGSADDGRLYAMKVVDNDVLALKKKSQRAETERKIMRLLDHPFLPTLFAEFEASNFSCVVMEFCAGGDLHTLRHKQPQKRFSLNAARFYAAEILVALEYLHMLGIIYRDLKPENVLVRSDGHIMLTDFDLSLCSAAVPTVEYSDFSPHPPSPAKSSAASARTPFSCISNRLFRSKKIQTLAENRMFVAEPVAARSCSFVGTHEYVPPEVAAGGAHGNAVDWWALGVFIYEMVYGRTPFAGGSNEATLRNITKQPLAFPGASCGASETHARGLISGLLNKDPNRRLGSKRGAAEVKTHAFFKGLNFALVRSARPPAVPEGSNSSARRVETLPFCVF from the exons ATGTTAGTCGAATCGCGGCGGAATTCCGACGAACTCATGAGCAGCGACACCACCACTCTAAGCCACTGCACCAGCTTCAGCCGCCTCTCCTTCGAGCTTCCAGCGTGCTCGCCTGATCAGGCGACGGCGATGAAGCCGCACCGATCGTCGGACTCCTCTTTCCAGGCTATCCGCCTCAAATCGAACCTCACGTTCCGCGATTTCAGCCTCGTGCGCCAGATCGGCAGCGGCGACATCGGCCGCGTCTACCTCTGCCGCCTCCGCGGCTCGGCGGACGACGGTCGCCTCTACGCGATGAAGGTGGTGGACAACGACGTCCTCGCGTTGAAGAAGAAGTCGCAGAGAGCGGAGACAGAGAGGAAGATCATGCGCCTCCTCGATCATCCGTTTCTCCCCACGCTTTTCGCCGAATTCGAAGCTTCGAATTTCTCCTGCGTGGTTATGGAGTTCTGCGCCGGTGGCGATTTGCACACGCTTAGGCACAAACAGCCGCAGAAACGATTCTCTCTCAACGCCGCTAG ATTTTATGCAGCAGAGATTTTGGTAGCTCTAGAATATTTACACATGTTAGGAATAATCTACAGAGATCTGAAGCCGGAAAATGTGCTTGTTAGATCGGACGGTCACATAATGTTGACCGATTTTGACCTCTCTCTCTGCTCCGCCGCCGTCCCCACCGTCGAGTACTCTGACTTCTCTCCGCATCCGCCGTCGCCGGCGAAATCCTCCGCCGCGTCGGCGAGGACTCCGTTCTCCTGCATCTCCAACCGCCTCTTCCGGTCGAAGAAGATCCAGACCCTGGCCGAGAACCGCATGTTCGTGGCAGAGCCGGTGGCGGCGCGGTCGTGCTCCTTCGTCGGGACGCACGAGTACGTGCCGCCGGAAGTGGCCGCCGGCGGCGCCCACGGCAACGCCGTCGACTGGTGGGCGCTGGGCGTGTTCATCTATGAGATGGTATACGGCCGGACGCCCTTCGCCGGGGGGAGCAATGAGGCGACACTACGCAACATTACGAAGCAGCCTCTCGCCTTTCCCGGTGCGTCGTGCGGCGCAAGTGAGACGCACGCGCGGGGACTCATATCGGGGCTGCTCAACAAGGACCCGAACCGCCGGCTCGGGTCCAAACGCGGTGCGGCCGAGGTGAAGACGCACGCGTTTTTCAAGGGGTTGAACTTCGCTTTGGTCCGCTCCGCGAGGCCGCCGGCGGTGCCAGAGGGCTCGAACTCATCGGCGAGGCGGGTCGAAACGCTGCCGTTTTGTGTGTTTTGA